The following are from one region of the Salicibibacter kimchii genome:
- a CDS encoding deoxyribonuclease IV → MSDTPRYLGSHVSMSGKKMLLTSSEEAAGYGATALMIYTGAPQNTRRKAIEDLNIEAGNAHMKENGIEKVVVHAPYIINIANTQKPETFDLGVRFLRSEIERTEAIGASQIVLHPGSHVGEGSDKGIAKIIEGLNEVITKEQNVQIALETMAGKGSECGRTFDELAQIIDGVTHNEKLSVCFDTCHTHDAGYDIINDFDGVMDDFEKTIGLDRLKVLHMNDSKNPQGARKDRHENIGFGHIGFEALNNIVHHESLADVPKILETPYVGEDKKNKKPPYKHEIIMLREKSHDPEMKEKLTQQ, encoded by the coding sequence ATGAGTGACACTCCACGTTATCTTGGCTCCCATGTATCCATGAGCGGAAAAAAAATGTTGCTTACGTCAAGCGAAGAAGCGGCAGGATACGGAGCGACAGCGTTAATGATTTATACAGGAGCTCCCCAGAATACACGAAGAAAAGCAATTGAAGACTTAAATATCGAAGCAGGCAACGCGCACATGAAAGAAAATGGCATTGAAAAAGTGGTTGTTCACGCGCCGTACATCATCAATATCGCCAACACACAAAAACCGGAAACCTTCGACCTCGGGGTTCGCTTCTTGCGCTCTGAAATTGAGCGGACGGAAGCCATCGGCGCAAGCCAAATTGTTCTTCACCCCGGTTCCCACGTTGGAGAAGGATCGGATAAAGGCATCGCCAAAATCATCGAAGGCCTCAATGAAGTCATTACCAAGGAACAAAACGTGCAAATCGCGTTGGAAACAATGGCCGGGAAAGGTTCCGAATGCGGACGCACATTTGATGAATTGGCACAAATTATTGATGGAGTCACCCACAATGAAAAACTATCGGTTTGTTTTGACACCTGCCATACCCATGATGCCGGCTACGATATCATTAATGATTTCGACGGCGTGATGGACGATTTTGAGAAAACGATCGGCCTCGACCGCTTGAAAGTGCTTCACATGAATGACAGTAAAAATCCGCAAGGAGCACGAAAAGATCGCCACGAAAACATCGGCTTTGGGCATATCGGCTTTGAAGCTCTAAATAACATTGTCCATCATGAATCATTGGCAGACGTTCCAAAAATTTTGGAAACACCTTATGTGGGAGAGGACAAGAAAAATAAAAAACCTCCCTATAAGCATGAAATTATAATGCTTCGGGAGAAGTCCCATGATCCGGAGATGAAAGAAAAGTTAACCCAACAATAG
- a CDS encoding c-type cytochrome produces the protein MKGQPLIPFLLIAVAGIAIMLILSFVGLGDPAGEEAEENGNGEEEAVDVGAELYEENCLSCHGENMEGDSAPEIAGQSADEVTSAIEEGPGSMPEDLVTGEDAEAVADYVEEGGE, from the coding sequence GTGAAAGGACAACCATTAATACCATTTTTACTTATCGCCGTTGCCGGTATTGCTATCATGCTAATTCTTTCGTTTGTGGGCTTAGGTGATCCTGCAGGGGAAGAAGCAGAGGAGAATGGCAATGGTGAAGAAGAAGCAGTTGATGTCGGTGCTGAACTTTATGAAGAAAACTGTTTGAGTTGCCACGGCGAAAATATGGAAGGGGATAGTGCTCCGGAAATTGCAGGACAGAGCGCAGATGAGGTCACGAGCGCCATCGAGGAAGGTCCCGGGAGCATGCCCGAAGATTTAGTAACTGGTGAAGATGCCGAGGCCGTTGCGGACTATGTAGAAGAAGGCGGGGAATAA
- a CDS encoding pyruvate, water dikinase regulatory protein, with protein MNTFQQHPIVYVISDSVGETAELVIKAAASQFGNTNIEVRRIPYVEDEATINEVVDLAKDVGAMIAFTLVVPEVKAYLLATAERKQVEVVDIMGPILDKLTHLLQLQPKYKPGLVYRLDEEYFRKVEAIEFAVKYDDGRDPRGILSADIVLIGVSRTSKTPLSQYLAHKGLKVANVPIVPELEPPEELYRITSDKCIGLHIHPEKLHEIRSERLKSLGLKKEATYASMERIENELAYSKKIMEKIGCNIIDVSNKAVEETANMISNHFTQ; from the coding sequence GTGAATACATTTCAACAACATCCGATTGTTTATGTCATTTCCGATTCTGTCGGGGAAACAGCGGAACTGGTCATTAAAGCGGCAGCAAGCCAATTTGGGAACACAAATATTGAAGTTCGCCGTATTCCTTACGTAGAAGATGAAGCAACGATCAATGAAGTAGTGGACCTTGCCAAAGATGTTGGCGCAATGATTGCTTTTACACTTGTAGTTCCCGAAGTCAAGGCCTATTTGCTTGCAACGGCAGAGCGAAAACAAGTGGAAGTTGTGGACATTATGGGACCGATCCTTGATAAATTGACCCATCTCTTGCAATTACAACCGAAGTATAAGCCCGGACTTGTTTACCGTTTGGACGAGGAATATTTCCGAAAAGTGGAGGCCATTGAATTTGCCGTGAAATATGACGATGGCAGGGACCCGCGGGGCATTTTAAGCGCGGACATTGTCCTTATCGGTGTCTCCCGCACTTCCAAGACACCTCTGTCTCAGTATTTGGCCCATAAAGGGTTAAAAGTGGCAAACGTTCCGATCGTTCCGGAACTTGAACCCCCCGAAGAGCTGTATCGCATTACCTCCGACAAATGCATCGGCCTTCATATCCATCCGGAAAAATTACACGAAATACGTTCAGAGCGCCTGAAATCGCTCGGTCTGAAAAAAGAAGCAACCTACGCTAGCATGGAACGCATTGAGAACGAATTGGCCTATTCGAAAAAAATTATGGAAAAAATCGGTTGCAATATTATAGATGTCTCAAATAAAGCGGTGGAAGAAACGGCAAATATGATTTCCAATCATTTCACACAGTGA
- a CDS encoding DEAD/DEAH box helicase: MSGFSRLEIDARLIKHLRAEDIDRPTEIQERLIPPILRGKDVIGQSQTGTGKTLAFALPMLSKIHPDIPRVQAIVAAPTRELAEQLYQVFHKCMRDSGMEEIRIRRVIGGTDKERNMANLKKPPHVVIATPGRLHDLVIKENALDVHHVRTLVIDEADQMLEMGFLESLDQVAARMPEALQMLVFSASIPQRLQPFLKKYMNQPRHVHVKPEQPAPEKLTHYLIPLRSRGRQQLAVEMAALLRPYLCLIFVNTKKEAEALTDQFIAHGLQTECMHGDLSPRARKRAMRNIERAAVPYVICTDIAARGMDIKGVSHIINLQLPQDLDYYLHRSGRTARAGASGEVFTIVSKEDYPALHQLQKHRFTFQYLDIKKGEWLEIDQLGSGYAPGRQRVRPQQKQRNPSHKPKKIKPGEKKRRRRRK; the protein is encoded by the coding sequence ATGTCGGGATTTAGCCGCCTGGAAATTGACGCACGTTTGATAAAACATTTGCGAGCCGAAGACATTGACCGGCCAACGGAAATTCAAGAACGGCTTATTCCTCCTATACTGAGGGGGAAAGATGTGATCGGTCAGTCGCAAACGGGTACCGGGAAAACACTTGCGTTTGCCTTGCCGATGTTATCGAAGATCCACCCGGATATCCCTCGTGTACAGGCCATTGTGGCTGCCCCCACGAGAGAATTGGCCGAACAGCTTTATCAAGTTTTTCATAAATGCATGAGAGACAGTGGTATGGAAGAAATTCGTATCCGGCGCGTCATTGGCGGAACGGATAAAGAACGGAACATGGCGAACCTTAAAAAGCCCCCGCATGTTGTCATTGCAACACCGGGGAGGTTACATGACCTTGTGATAAAGGAAAATGCCCTTGATGTTCATCATGTACGTACGCTTGTCATTGATGAGGCAGACCAAATGTTAGAAATGGGCTTTTTGGAATCCCTGGATCAAGTGGCCGCCCGTATGCCGGAAGCGCTGCAAATGCTCGTTTTTTCCGCCAGCATTCCGCAACGCCTTCAACCTTTTTTAAAAAAATACATGAATCAGCCGCGTCATGTGCATGTGAAACCGGAACAACCAGCACCCGAAAAGTTGACCCATTATCTTATTCCGTTAAGGAGCCGTGGACGCCAACAATTGGCGGTGGAGATGGCCGCTCTGTTGCGTCCGTATCTATGCTTGATATTTGTAAATACGAAAAAAGAAGCGGAAGCATTAACGGATCAATTTATCGCGCACGGGCTACAAACCGAGTGCATGCATGGAGACCTCTCTCCGCGCGCGCGTAAACGAGCGATGCGGAATATTGAGCGCGCGGCCGTTCCTTATGTGATTTGTACCGATATCGCGGCACGCGGGATGGACATTAAAGGGGTTTCCCATATTATCAATCTGCAATTGCCGCAGGATTTAGACTACTATTTGCATCGGTCAGGGCGTACGGCGCGAGCAGGGGCCTCCGGTGAAGTTTTCACGATTGTTTCCAAAGAAGACTATCCGGCGCTTCACCAATTGCAAAAACACCGGTTCACCTTTCAGTATTTGGATATTAAAAAAGGGGAATGGCTGGAAATTGATCAGTTGGGCAGTGGTTACGCACCGGGAAGGCAACGTGTTCGTCCACAACAAAAGCAAAGAAACCCGTCCCATAAGCCGAAAAAAATCAAACCAGGTGAGAAAAAGAGGAGGAGAAGAAGAAAATGA
- a CDS encoding tRNA (adenine(22)-N(1))-methyltransferase: protein MKQLHQLSLRLQTIAREVPKGSRLADIGTDHAQLPVALMGAGRLSYAVASDAKAGPFQTALRNVEAAGFSDSISVRHGEGLQTVGASDRIDSITIAGMGGSLITEMLSKGANKLEPVQRLILQPNVAADTVRKWLYDSGWTLVTEEIVQEEQFYEVLIAEKEAAEDHRHAYKYQNWEDAILFGPKLLEKKSEVFQLKWEQELAHLERVLQQMDASLQRTEIGEERERIKNRIKRIREVIK, encoded by the coding sequence GTGAAGCAACTGCATCAGCTGTCATTACGCTTGCAAACGATTGCCCGTGAAGTACCGAAGGGGTCACGCTTGGCGGACATAGGTACCGACCATGCACAGCTCCCTGTGGCATTAATGGGCGCTGGACGCCTTTCGTATGCTGTGGCCAGCGATGCCAAGGCCGGGCCATTTCAAACGGCGCTGCGTAATGTGGAGGCAGCCGGGTTTAGCGATTCAATTTCCGTGCGACATGGAGAAGGCCTGCAAACGGTGGGGGCCTCTGACCGTATTGATAGCATCACCATCGCCGGGATGGGCGGGAGTTTAATCACGGAAATGTTGTCCAAAGGGGCAAACAAACTGGAACCCGTTCAAAGACTAATTCTTCAGCCGAATGTGGCTGCCGATACGGTGAGAAAGTGGTTATATGACAGCGGTTGGACGTTGGTCACGGAGGAAATCGTGCAAGAAGAACAGTTTTATGAAGTTTTAATCGCCGAAAAAGAAGCAGCCGAGGATCATCGACACGCGTACAAGTACCAAAATTGGGAGGACGCTATCTTATTCGGTCCAAAATTGCTTGAAAAAAAGTCCGAGGTTTTTCAGTTAAAATGGGAGCAGGAGCTTGCCCATTTGGAACGGGTGCTGCAACAAATGGATGCTTCGTTGCAACGCACGGAAATTGGCGAAGAACGGGAGCGGATTAAAAATCGAATAAAAAGAATCAGGGAGGTTATAAAATGA
- the dnaG gene encoding DNA primase translates to MQRAIPEETVETVRRHSDIVEVIGESVQLQKKGNHRYSGLCPFHEENTPSFSVSQDRQLYYCFGCGAAGNVFTFMMEMGQVPFQEAVRTLAEKANVSVEIPEAAFSAPQKNHSLKEGCQLAARFYHHLLMHTEQGREAYNYAQDGRNVSDEALRHFQIGFAPSEREVLSLLLKKRAFDLSEMEQADLVQRTEDGRGPYDRFNYRLIFPIWDIGGQPIAFGGRALDEASSAKYLNSRETPIFKKNEVLYAYHLARPAIRKRKFVVLFEGYMDVVSAWMAGVDNGVATLGTALTSKQAQLIGRLSEQVTICYDGDSPGEKAAIQNAETLEANGCRVNIAPMPANQDPDDYIREHGAGAFRENMIEGALSVLSFKMNAYKKEKNVQRAGDRKDYIEWVLEALAQVSSPVEREFYLKQLSEEFSISLEALKQEQYRMYQRVRGKSTASYDRRERDGNGGSIASQQHLLPAFHNAERALLQMMMEDETWAEKVEQEIGGNFNVDEYAAIAAHLFAYYGEGNRAGSAGFLDHLEDDELSSIVAEIAMQPGGEMNPEAFADYIHQVKIYSSWVEIEQKEHAQKEALQKNDAETATALGQEIIALHKKLGRKAVRPRYLRAHLQ, encoded by the coding sequence GTGCAAAGAGCAATCCCTGAAGAAACAGTGGAGACCGTTCGCAGGCACTCGGATATCGTTGAGGTGATCGGCGAGTCGGTGCAGCTTCAAAAGAAGGGCAACCATCGGTACTCGGGCTTATGCCCGTTCCATGAAGAAAATACACCCTCATTTTCCGTCTCTCAAGATCGACAGCTCTATTATTGTTTTGGATGCGGCGCCGCCGGAAATGTATTCACGTTCATGATGGAGATGGGGCAGGTCCCGTTTCAGGAGGCGGTCCGTACATTAGCGGAAAAAGCAAATGTCTCCGTGGAAATTCCGGAAGCAGCGTTTTCAGCGCCACAAAAGAATCACTCATTAAAAGAGGGATGCCAATTAGCCGCACGCTTTTATCATCATTTACTCATGCACACGGAGCAAGGGCGTGAGGCTTATAACTATGCCCAAGATGGCCGAAATGTAAGCGATGAAGCGTTGCGTCATTTCCAGATAGGTTTTGCGCCTTCGGAGCGCGAAGTGCTCTCCCTCCTTTTGAAAAAACGTGCGTTTGACCTTTCTGAGATGGAACAGGCAGATTTGGTGCAAAGGACGGAGGATGGCCGCGGTCCGTATGATCGGTTTAACTACCGGCTTATTTTTCCGATATGGGATATAGGCGGCCAACCGATTGCTTTTGGAGGACGCGCGCTTGATGAAGCATCTTCGGCTAAATATTTAAACAGTCGAGAGACGCCCATTTTTAAAAAAAATGAAGTGTTGTATGCCTACCACCTTGCACGCCCGGCGATCCGAAAACGTAAATTTGTGGTACTGTTTGAAGGTTATATGGATGTTGTTTCGGCTTGGATGGCTGGTGTGGATAACGGAGTAGCTACACTTGGAACGGCGCTTACGAGTAAACAGGCACAATTGATCGGCCGTTTATCCGAACAAGTAACCATTTGTTACGATGGCGACTCCCCCGGGGAAAAAGCGGCGATCCAGAACGCCGAAACACTGGAAGCAAACGGTTGCCGTGTAAACATTGCACCCATGCCCGCCAATCAGGATCCGGACGACTATATTCGGGAACATGGGGCCGGCGCTTTTAGAGAAAACATGATCGAGGGCGCCCTTTCCGTTCTGTCCTTTAAAATGAATGCCTATAAAAAAGAGAAAAACGTGCAGCGGGCAGGAGATCGCAAGGATTATATCGAATGGGTACTCGAGGCGCTTGCGCAAGTAAGCAGTCCGGTGGAGCGTGAATTTTACCTTAAGCAATTATCGGAAGAGTTTTCAATATCCCTGGAAGCATTAAAACAGGAACAGTATCGTATGTATCAAAGGGTACGCGGTAAAAGCACGGCGTCTTATGATCGCCGTGAACGAGACGGCAATGGAGGAAGCATCGCTTCGCAACAGCATTTGCTCCCCGCGTTTCACAATGCTGAACGTGCCCTTTTACAGATGATGATGGAGGATGAAACTTGGGCCGAAAAGGTTGAACAGGAAATTGGTGGAAATTTTAATGTAGACGAATACGCGGCTATTGCCGCTCACCTTTTCGCTTATTATGGCGAAGGCAATCGTGCTGGGAGTGCCGGTTTCCTGGACCACCTGGAAGATGACGAGCTTTCATCCATTGTTGCCGAAATCGCGATGCAACCGGGGGGGGAAATGAATCCGGAAGCATTTGCGGATTATATTCATCAGGTTAAGATCTACTCAAGTTGGGTAGAAATAGAACAAAAAGAGCATGCCCAAAAAGAAGCGTTGCAAAAAAATGATGCAGAGACGGCAACAGCACTCGGTCAGGAAATTATTGCGTTGCATAAAAAGCTGGGGCGTAAAGCAGTACGTCCTCGGTATTTGCGTGCGCATTTGCAATAG
- a CDS encoding 4-hydroxy-3-methylbut-2-enyl diphosphate reductase, translating to MEVKKISPRGYCYGVVDAMVIARQAAENKELPRPIYILGMIVHNTHVTDAFEEEGIISLDGPNRLEILREVESGTVIFTAHGVSPTVRQLAEEKGLTTIDATCPDVTHTHDLIREKKAEGYDIVYVGKRGHPEPEGAMGVAPHHVHLIETVEDVESLDLQREKVIITNQTTMSQWDVSDIMDRTIERFPYAEVNNEICQATQVRQEAVGDQAGDSDLLIVVGDPKSNNSNRLAQVSKDIAHTNAHRVADVSELNLEWLEGVQKVSVTAGASTPTAIVREVILFLDQYDPKDSSTWKAERKALGTKILPPLRRNSKSRAR from the coding sequence ATGGAAGTGAAGAAAATCTCCCCGAGGGGTTATTGCTATGGTGTCGTGGATGCCATGGTCATTGCTCGCCAAGCAGCTGAAAATAAAGAATTGCCGAGGCCCATTTATATCCTTGGTATGATCGTTCACAATACACACGTCACTGATGCTTTTGAAGAAGAAGGGATCATTTCACTTGACGGCCCGAATCGACTTGAGATTCTCCGGGAAGTGGAAAGTGGTACGGTGATATTTACCGCTCACGGCGTATCTCCGACTGTCCGGCAATTAGCCGAGGAGAAAGGGTTGACCACAATTGACGCCACGTGCCCGGATGTGACACATACCCACGATTTAATCAGAGAGAAAAAAGCCGAAGGGTATGACATCGTTTATGTCGGAAAGCGTGGCCATCCTGAACCGGAAGGTGCCATGGGTGTCGCCCCCCATCACGTTCACCTTATCGAAACGGTCGAAGATGTCGAATCACTGGACCTGCAAAGGGAAAAAGTCATTATCACCAATCAGACGACCATGAGCCAGTGGGACGTCTCCGATATTATGGATCGAACGATCGAGCGCTTCCCCTACGCTGAAGTCAACAATGAAATTTGCCAGGCCACACAAGTTCGCCAAGAAGCTGTTGGTGATCAAGCCGGCGATTCCGACTTGCTCATCGTTGTCGGGGATCCAAAAAGCAATAATTCAAACCGATTGGCACAAGTTTCAAAAGACATCGCTCATACAAATGCCCATCGCGTCGCAGATGTAAGTGAATTAAATTTGGAATGGTTGGAAGGGGTTCAAAAAGTATCCGTAACCGCCGGGGCTTCTACTCCAACGGCCATCGTACGAGAAGTTATTCTCTTTTTGGATCAATATGACCCTAAAGATTCATCAACATGGAAAGCGGAAAGAAAAGCTTTAGGGACTAAAATTTTACCTCCATTACGTAGAAATTCCAAATCAAGAGCGCGATAA
- a CDS encoding helix-turn-helix transcriptional regulator yields MELTDRQERILEIVKNEGPITGEQIADHLSLTRATLRPDLAILTMVGFLGARPRVGYYFTGKTGTEVPLATIKERKVGEYQSIPVVVDESDSVYDAISAMFLEDVGTLFVVDRASRLAGVLSRKDLLRASIGNQDLESMPVSIIMTRMPNITVCTKDDLLIEAASLLIERQIDALPVVNGTDHHQYEVVGRVTKTTMTKALVDLVQSEHPLGGDRS; encoded by the coding sequence ATCGAATTAACGGATCGGCAAGAACGGATTTTGGAAATTGTAAAAAATGAGGGCCCGATCACCGGCGAGCAAATTGCGGACCACCTTTCCTTAACGAGAGCTACACTGCGCCCTGATTTGGCCATTTTGACCATGGTCGGTTTTCTCGGTGCCAGGCCGCGTGTTGGTTATTACTTTACGGGGAAAACGGGCACGGAAGTTCCGCTTGCAACCATAAAGGAACGAAAAGTGGGAGAATACCAGTCCATCCCGGTAGTGGTCGACGAGTCTGACTCCGTATATGATGCAATCAGCGCGATGTTTCTCGAGGATGTTGGAACGTTATTTGTCGTTGATCGAGCCTCGCGATTGGCCGGGGTTCTTTCCCGAAAGGATTTACTCAGGGCAAGCATTGGCAACCAGGATTTGGAATCCATGCCGGTGAGTATCATTATGACGCGAATGCCAAATATTACGGTTTGCACGAAAGACGACTTGCTTATTGAGGCAGCAAGTCTATTAATCGAACGGCAAATCGACGCGCTCCCTGTAGTGAATGGCACGGATCATCATCAATACGAAGTCGTTGGCCGTGTGACAAAAACAACTATGACGAAGGCGCTCGTTGATTTAGTACAATCTGAACACCCTTTGGGAGGTGATCGTTCGTGA
- the rpoD gene encoding RNA polymerase sigma factor RpoD, whose product MAEKPLRPLAEGEMSIDQVKEQLVELGKKRGVLSYAEITEKLAPYDQDSEQMDEFFEYLGEQGVDLLNEGEEVPSMEQVEKENDHDLNDLSVPPGIKINDPVRMYLKEIGRVPLLSADEEIDLAKRIEDDDEESKRRLAEANLRLVVSIAKRYVGRGMLFLDLIQEGNMGLIKAVEKFDYNKGFKFSTYATWWIRQAITRAIADQARTIRIPVHMVETINKLIRVQRQLLQDLGREPTPEEVSEEMDLTPDKVREILKIAQEPVSLETPIGEEDDSHLGDFIEDQDALAPTDAAAYELLKEQLEDVLDTLTDREENVLRLRFGLDDGRTRTLEEVGKVFGVTRERIRQIEAKALRKLRHPSRSKRLKDFME is encoded by the coding sequence ATGGCAGAGAAACCACTACGTCCGTTAGCGGAAGGTGAAATGTCCATCGATCAAGTCAAAGAGCAACTCGTAGAACTTGGCAAAAAAAGAGGGGTGCTCTCTTATGCGGAAATAACCGAAAAACTTGCGCCGTATGATCAAGATTCCGAGCAAATGGATGAATTTTTCGAGTACCTGGGAGAGCAAGGGGTCGATTTGCTAAATGAAGGCGAGGAAGTCCCTAGCATGGAACAGGTGGAAAAGGAAAACGATCATGATCTGAATGACCTTAGCGTCCCCCCCGGGATCAAGATTAATGACCCGGTCCGAATGTATTTAAAAGAGATCGGGCGTGTTCCGCTCCTTTCCGCCGATGAGGAAATCGATCTTGCCAAGCGAATAGAGGATGACGACGAGGAGTCGAAAAGGCGTCTTGCCGAAGCAAACCTGCGACTTGTCGTAAGCATTGCCAAGCGCTATGTCGGTCGCGGCATGTTGTTTCTCGACTTGATTCAAGAGGGGAACATGGGGTTAATTAAAGCTGTGGAAAAATTTGATTATAACAAGGGATTTAAATTCAGTACGTACGCGACATGGTGGATTCGCCAAGCGATTACACGTGCGATTGCCGATCAGGCGCGAACGATTCGCATTCCGGTGCATATGGTTGAAACCATTAATAAATTGATCCGTGTCCAGCGCCAATTGCTCCAAGATCTCGGTCGGGAACCCACCCCTGAAGAAGTTTCCGAAGAGATGGATCTAACACCTGATAAAGTGCGTGAAATCTTGAAAATTGCCCAAGAACCCGTTTCCCTGGAAACACCTATTGGAGAAGAAGATGATTCTCACCTTGGCGATTTTATCGAAGACCAAGATGCCCTGGCCCCAACTGATGCGGCCGCGTATGAGTTGCTCAAAGAACAATTGGAAGACGTACTCGATACGTTAACCGATCGCGAAGAAAACGTTTTACGCTTACGATTTGGGCTGGATGACGGTCGTACACGCACGCTTGAAGAAGTGGGCAAAGTGTTCGGGGTTACCCGCGAGCGTATTCGTCAGATCGAAGCAAAAGCCTTGCGTAAATTAAGGCATCCAAGCCGCAGCAAACGCCTGAAAGACTTTATGGAGTAA
- a CDS encoding Nif3-like dinuclear metal center hexameric protein has translation MSSIPSARDVAALLEKWSPQHLAMEGDPVGLMLGSLEKKVKKVLVTLDVTEAVVAEAVEKRTDLIISHHPLLFMPLTEVDTSTPKGRVIQQCLQHDITVYTAHTNLDIAPGGVNDWLADAMEIKATKELVPTKKDQLYKLVAFVPEEDTDQVRWALGDAGAGHIGDYSHCTFNSEGTGTFVPGDETDPHIGNRGALTYVAEKKIETVVPESKLTQVLDVLGRAHPYEEPAYDLYPLGLEGESYGLGRVGTLATSMKLEKFASSLKEIFTVEGLRVVGDLEQTVQTIAVIGGDGSKYWQQALAAGADVLVTGDVKFHTAQDAEAAGLALIDPGHHIEAIMKQALADRFAQDAQASGYQMKATASTVDTEPFTFL, from the coding sequence ATGAGTTCCATACCGAGTGCTCGCGACGTGGCGGCATTGCTTGAAAAATGGTCTCCTCAACATTTGGCTATGGAAGGAGATCCGGTTGGCTTAATGCTAGGCTCATTGGAAAAAAAAGTAAAAAAAGTGCTTGTTACGTTGGATGTCACGGAAGCGGTAGTGGCCGAAGCTGTTGAAAAGCGCACAGATCTCATCATTAGCCACCACCCCCTTTTGTTTATGCCTTTGACGGAAGTGGACACGTCTACCCCAAAAGGACGTGTCATCCAACAATGCTTGCAACATGACATCACCGTGTATACCGCGCACACCAATTTGGATATCGCACCGGGCGGGGTAAATGATTGGTTGGCGGATGCAATGGAAATCAAAGCGACCAAGGAACTTGTACCGACGAAAAAAGATCAGCTGTATAAACTTGTCGCGTTTGTTCCGGAAGAAGACACCGACCAAGTACGTTGGGCATTGGGAGATGCAGGAGCCGGCCACATCGGCGACTATTCCCATTGCACGTTTAATAGCGAAGGCACGGGCACGTTTGTCCCCGGGGATGAGACCGACCCTCACATCGGGAACCGGGGAGCATTGACCTATGTCGCGGAGAAAAAAATAGAAACAGTCGTTCCTGAATCAAAATTGACGCAAGTGCTTGATGTGCTCGGCCGTGCTCATCCTTATGAAGAGCCTGCGTATGATCTTTATCCTCTGGGTCTTGAAGGGGAATCTTATGGGCTTGGCCGAGTCGGAACGCTGGCTACTTCGATGAAGCTTGAGAAATTCGCTTCTTCTCTCAAAGAAATTTTTACCGTCGAAGGATTGCGAGTGGTCGGTGATTTGGAACAAACAGTACAAACCATTGCCGTTATTGGCGGCGACGGGAGTAAATACTGGCAACAGGCGTTGGCAGCCGGAGCTGATGTATTGGTAACCGGAGACGTTAAGTTTCATACCGCCCAAGATGCAGAAGCTGCCGGACTCGCGCTCATCGATCCCGGGCACCATATCGAAGCGATCATGAAGCAAGCCCTTGCCGACCGATTCGCTCAAGATGCACAAGCGAGTGGCTACCAGATGAAAGCCACCGCTTCGACCGTTGATACAGAGCCATTTACATTTTTATAA
- a CDS encoding DUF2624 family protein, translated as MNFQMVQQYVKNMPPHQLKALAHSKGFFLTDDEVQKLVHLIQTEHVDFTDQASVVAFINEVEKTTSQAHAMLLHDLYQKYGGLLRP; from the coding sequence TTGAATTTTCAAATGGTTCAGCAGTATGTAAAAAACATGCCTCCGCATCAATTAAAAGCGCTTGCCCACAGTAAAGGTTTCTTCCTCACCGATGATGAAGTCCAAAAACTTGTACACCTCATTCAAACCGAACATGTGGATTTCACTGATCAAGCCTCGGTTGTTGCATTTATAAACGAAGTAGAAAAAACAACATCGCAAGCACACGCGATGTTGCTTCATGATCTTTACCAAAAGTATGGAGGCCTTTTGCGTCCATAA